The Streptomyces pactum genome contains a region encoding:
- a CDS encoding methyltransferase: protein MTTPWGEHVLARFPEDPRDRLRAWDASDEYLLGHLAEQEVPLYGTVVVVGDRWGALVTALAAHRPVQITDSHLTREATRANLERADAAPGAVRLLTTQDPPPDRVDVLLVRVPKSLALLEDQLLRLAPALHEGTVVVGTGMVKEIHTSTLRLFERIVGPTRTSLAEKKARLIFATPDLSLKRPSNPWPLGYRLPDDVGPLSGRTVVNHAGVFCADRLDIGTRFFLRHLPDTGRARRVVDLGCGNGVVGTAVALADPDAEVLFTDESFQAVASAEATYRANGAAGQAEFRVGDGLAGVPDDSVDLVLTNPPFHSHQATTDATAWRMFTGARRVLRPGGELWVVGNRHLGYHVKLRRLFGNSELVAGDPKFVVLKAVRK from the coding sequence ATGACGACGCCATGGGGCGAGCACGTGCTGGCCCGCTTCCCCGAGGACCCGCGCGACCGGCTCCGTGCCTGGGACGCCTCCGACGAGTACCTGCTCGGGCACCTCGCGGAGCAGGAGGTTCCGCTGTACGGCACGGTCGTGGTCGTCGGCGACCGCTGGGGGGCGCTGGTGACGGCGCTGGCGGCGCACCGGCCGGTGCAGATCACCGACTCCCACCTGACGCGGGAGGCGACGCGCGCCAACCTGGAACGGGCCGACGCCGCGCCCGGCGCCGTGCGGCTGCTCACCACGCAGGACCCGCCGCCGGACCGGGTCGACGTGCTGCTGGTGCGGGTGCCGAAGAGCCTGGCGCTGCTGGAGGACCAGTTGCTGCGGCTGGCGCCCGCGCTGCACGAGGGCACGGTCGTCGTCGGCACGGGGATGGTCAAGGAGATCCACACCTCGACGCTCAGGCTGTTCGAGCGGATCGTCGGGCCGACCCGGACCTCGCTGGCCGAGAAGAAGGCGCGGCTGATCTTCGCCACTCCCGACCTCTCGCTGAAGCGCCCCTCGAACCCCTGGCCGCTCGGCTACCGGCTCCCCGACGACGTGGGGCCGCTCTCCGGCCGGACCGTCGTCAACCACGCGGGTGTCTTCTGCGCCGACCGGCTCGACATCGGCACCCGGTTCTTCCTCCGGCACCTGCCGGACACCGGCCGCGCCCGGCGGGTGGTGGACCTGGGCTGCGGCAACGGCGTGGTCGGTACGGCGGTGGCACTGGCCGACCCGGACGCCGAGGTGCTGTTCACCGACGAGTCCTTCCAGGCCGTGGCCTCGGCGGAGGCGACGTACAGGGCGAACGGGGCGGCGGGGCAGGCGGAGTTCCGGGTCGGTGACGGGCTGGCGGGAGTACCGGACGACAGCGTCGACCTGGTGCTCACCAACCCGCCCTTCCACTCCCACCAGGCGACGACCGACGCCACCGCGTGGCGGATGTTCACCGGGGCGCGGCGCGTGCTGCGCCCCGGCGGTGAGCTGTGGGTGGTCGGCAACCGGCACCTGGGCTACCACGTCAAGCTGCGGCGTCTGTTCGGGAACAGTGAACTGGTGGCCGGTGACCCGAAGTTCGTGGTGCTGAAGGCCGTCAGGAAGTAG
- a CDS encoding alpha-ketoglutarate-dependent dioxygenase AlkB family protein, whose protein sequence is MDAELFRRSRTETAPGAVHVPDWLGPGPQRELLHACREWARPPAGLRTVRTPGGGTMTARQVCLGRHWYPYAYAPTAVDGDGAPVKPFPAWLGDLARRAVTDALGADAVARTPYDIALINFYDADARMGMHRDADERSDAPVVSLSLGDTCVFRFGNSETRTRPYTDVELRSGDLFVFGGPSRLAYHGVPRVHAGTGPPELGLTGRLNITLRVGGL, encoded by the coding sequence ATGGACGCCGAGCTGTTCCGCAGGAGCCGTACCGAGACCGCGCCGGGCGCCGTCCACGTGCCGGACTGGCTCGGCCCCGGACCGCAGCGCGAGCTGCTGCACGCCTGCCGCGAGTGGGCCCGCCCGCCGGCCGGACTGCGTACGGTCCGCACCCCCGGCGGCGGCACCATGACCGCGAGGCAGGTCTGCCTGGGCCGGCACTGGTACCCGTACGCCTACGCCCCCACGGCCGTCGACGGCGACGGTGCGCCGGTGAAACCCTTCCCCGCCTGGCTCGGCGACCTGGCCCGCCGGGCGGTGACCGACGCGCTCGGGGCCGACGCGGTGGCGCGGACGCCGTACGACATCGCACTGATCAACTTCTACGACGCCGACGCCCGCATGGGCATGCACCGTGACGCCGACGAGAGGTCCGACGCGCCCGTCGTCTCCCTCAGCCTCGGCGACACCTGCGTCTTCCGCTTCGGCAACTCCGAGACCAGGACCCGCCCCTACACCGACGTCGAACTGCGCAGCGGAGACCTGTTCGTCTTCGGCGGGCCGTCCCGGCTCGCCTACCACGGGGTGCCCCGGGTGCACGCGGGCACCGGGCCGCCCGAGTTGGGGCTCACCGGGCGGCTGAACATCACGCTCCGGGTCGGCGGCCTCTAG
- a CDS encoding VOC family protein, which produces MLRLGIPVVGVTDLPRAVAFWTAALNLTVTEEWASDTWRTLVHADGSGHALGLLRSESPAEPRPRLHLDLYTDTAEEQRAEVRRLIGLGARTVDWDLYPPDPDFVVLADPDDNIFCVVDLSHAPSGGARPAP; this is translated from the coding sequence ATGCTGAGACTCGGTATCCCCGTCGTCGGCGTCACGGACCTGCCGCGCGCGGTGGCGTTCTGGACGGCCGCTCTGAATCTGACCGTCACCGAGGAGTGGGCGAGCGACACGTGGCGCACGCTCGTCCACGCGGACGGTTCCGGCCACGCCCTCGGCCTGCTGCGCAGCGAGTCACCGGCCGAGCCGCGTCCCCGTCTCCACCTCGACCTGTACACGGACACGGCGGAGGAGCAGCGGGCGGAGGTGCGGCGGCTGATCGGTCTCGGTGCGCGGACCGTCGACTGGGACCTCTACCCGCCAGATCCCGACTTCGTCGTCCTGGCCGACCCGGACGACAACATCTTCTGCGTCGTCGACCTCAGCCACGCTCCCAGCGGCGGCGCCCGGCCGGCGCCCTGA
- a CDS encoding SIS domain-containing protein has translation MTYVEDELNSQPECWIRAAAQAARHAPALPSAGERVAIVGCGTSYFMAQSAAALREGAGQGETDAFAASEFPKGRAYDRVVALTRSGTTTEVLELLTELRGRTRTVALTADPDTPVMTAADDAVVLDFADERSVVQTRFATTALTLLRAHLGLHTDAVVADARTALAAELPEGLVERTQFTFLGRGWTVGLANEAGLKMREASLSWTESYPAMEYRHGPISISTAGTATWMFGEAPDGLAGQVRDTGALWVPGDLDPLAELVRAQRLAVAVAAARGLDPDRPRHLTRSVILAP, from the coding sequence ATGACGTACGTCGAGGACGAGCTCAACAGCCAGCCCGAGTGCTGGATCCGCGCCGCCGCCCAGGCGGCACGGCACGCGCCGGCGCTCCCGTCGGCGGGGGAGCGGGTGGCCATCGTCGGATGCGGCACCTCGTACTTCATGGCCCAGTCGGCGGCGGCGCTGCGTGAGGGCGCGGGCCAGGGCGAGACGGACGCGTTCGCCGCCTCCGAGTTCCCGAAGGGCCGCGCGTACGACCGTGTCGTCGCCCTCACCCGCTCCGGCACCACCACCGAAGTGCTGGAACTGCTCACGGAGTTGCGGGGCCGCACCCGCACCGTCGCGCTCACCGCCGACCCGGACACACCCGTCATGACCGCCGCCGACGACGCGGTGGTCCTCGACTTCGCCGACGAACGGTCGGTCGTGCAGACCCGGTTCGCGACCACCGCCCTCACCCTGCTCCGCGCCCACCTGGGTCTGCACACCGACGCGGTCGTCGCCGACGCGCGCACGGCACTCGCGGCCGAGCTGCCCGAAGGGCTCGTCGAACGCACCCAGTTCACCTTCCTCGGCCGGGGCTGGACCGTCGGACTGGCCAACGAGGCCGGGCTGAAGATGCGCGAGGCCTCCCTGTCCTGGACCGAGTCCTACCCGGCCATGGAGTACCGACACGGCCCCATCAGCATCAGCACCGCGGGCACGGCGACCTGGATGTTCGGCGAGGCGCCCGACGGCCTGGCCGGCCAGGTCCGCGACACCGGCGCCCTGTGGGTGCCCGGGGATCTCGATCCGCTCGCCGAACTGGTCCGCGCCCAGCGCCTCGCGGTCGCCGTCGCGGCCGCCCGGGGCCTCGACCCCGACCGGCCCCGCCACCTCACCCGCTCGGTGATCCTCGCCCCCTGA
- a CDS encoding class II fructose-bisphosphate aldolase, which produces MPLATTGDLAGRAAAARCAVAAFNVVTLEHIEAVVAGAESVRLPVVLQVSENAVKYRYGRLLPLARAAVAAAESAAVPVALHLDHVQNDGLLRQARDAGFSSVMYDASRLPYAENLAATRAAADWAHAQGLWIEAELGEVGGKNGAPPLDAHAPGARTDPAEARAFVADSGVDALAVAVGSSHAMTTRTAALDHDLLKELSGTLDVPLVLHGSSGVPDGELAAAVAGGIAKVNVGTALNIAMTGAIREYLAARPEAVDSRGYLTAGREAMVRTVAATIRVVARTTS; this is translated from the coding sequence GTGCCCCTCGCCACCACCGGCGACCTGGCCGGCCGCGCCGCAGCCGCGCGCTGCGCCGTCGCCGCCTTCAACGTCGTCACCCTGGAACACATCGAGGCAGTCGTCGCGGGCGCCGAGTCCGTGCGCCTGCCCGTCGTCCTCCAGGTCAGCGAGAACGCCGTGAAGTACCGCTACGGCCGCCTGCTGCCACTGGCGCGCGCGGCCGTCGCCGCGGCCGAGAGCGCCGCCGTGCCCGTCGCCCTGCACCTCGACCATGTGCAGAACGACGGCCTGCTGCGCCAGGCCCGGGACGCCGGGTTCAGCTCGGTGATGTACGACGCCTCCCGGCTGCCGTACGCGGAGAACCTCGCGGCGACCCGGGCCGCCGCCGACTGGGCGCACGCCCAGGGGCTGTGGATCGAGGCGGAGTTGGGCGAGGTCGGCGGCAAGAACGGCGCACCGCCCCTCGACGCCCACGCGCCCGGAGCCCGCACCGACCCGGCCGAGGCGCGCGCCTTCGTCGCCGACTCCGGCGTGGACGCCCTGGCCGTCGCGGTCGGCAGCTCCCACGCCATGACCACCCGCACCGCCGCCCTCGACCACGACCTGCTCAAGGAACTGTCGGGCACGCTGGACGTGCCACTCGTCCTGCACGGCTCCTCCGGAGTCCCGGACGGCGAACTCGCCGCGGCGGTCGCGGGCGGCATCGCCAAGGTCAACGTCGGCACCGCGCTCAACATCGCCATGACCGGCGCGATCAGGGAGTACCTCGCCGCCCGCCCCGAAGCCGTCGACTCGCGCGGCTACCTCACCGCGGGCAGGGAGGCGATGGTGCGGACGGTGGCGGCGACCATCCGGGTGGTCGCCCGGACTACTTCCTGA
- a CDS encoding ROK family protein — MSGKADPRAAGEGTTSRTRLDRGRGALGPALELVHTGRAPTRAVLTAELGVTRATAGAVAAELEALGLIRVDARPGAAAGSQGRPSHRLAVAEGGPVALAAQVHADGFRAALVGLGGRIVATAPGCEVVDADPAKVLGSVVEAGAELLRETGRRCVGAGLAVPSAVAEPEGLALNPLHLAWPAGAPVRRIFAEQVRAAGIDGPAFAANDVNLAALAEHRHGAGRGARDLLCVATGHRGVGGALVLDGRLHMGSSGLALEVGHLTVNPEGGPCHCGSRGCLDVETDPLAFLTAAGRQPGPEVSLLQQSKDLIRGHYADPAVRTATETLIDRLGLGLAGLVNILNPDRIILGGLHRALLDADPGRLRAVVADRSLWGQSGGVPILPCSLDHNSLVGAAELAWQPVLDDPLGALA; from the coding sequence ATGAGCGGCAAGGCGGACCCCCGGGCGGCGGGGGAAGGGACCACCTCGAGGACGCGGCTGGACCGGGGGCGCGGCGCGCTCGGACCCGCGTTGGAGCTCGTGCACACCGGACGCGCCCCGACCCGGGCCGTCCTCACCGCGGAACTCGGCGTGACCCGGGCGACGGCCGGCGCGGTCGCCGCCGAACTGGAGGCGCTCGGCCTGATCCGGGTGGACGCCCGGCCCGGCGCCGCGGCCGGTTCGCAGGGGCGCCCCTCGCACCGCCTCGCGGTCGCCGAGGGCGGGCCCGTCGCCCTCGCCGCCCAGGTCCACGCCGACGGATTCCGTGCCGCCCTCGTCGGCCTCGGCGGCCGGATCGTCGCCACCGCGCCCGGCTGCGAGGTGGTCGACGCCGACCCGGCGAAGGTGCTCGGGTCCGTCGTGGAGGCCGGCGCGGAACTCCTGAGGGAGACCGGGCGCCGCTGCGTCGGCGCGGGCCTCGCCGTACCGTCCGCCGTGGCGGAACCGGAGGGCCTGGCCCTGAACCCGCTCCACCTGGCCTGGCCGGCGGGCGCGCCCGTGCGGCGGATCTTCGCCGAACAGGTGCGCGCCGCCGGCATCGACGGCCCCGCGTTCGCGGCGAACGACGTCAACCTCGCCGCGCTCGCCGAGCACCGGCACGGGGCCGGGCGCGGAGCCCGCGACCTGCTCTGCGTGGCCACCGGCCACCGCGGGGTCGGCGGTGCCCTGGTCCTCGACGGCCGTCTGCACATGGGCAGTTCGGGTCTCGCCCTGGAGGTCGGCCACCTGACCGTCAATCCCGAGGGCGGCCCCTGCCACTGCGGAAGCCGGGGCTGCCTGGACGTGGAGACCGACCCGTTGGCCTTCCTGACCGCGGCCGGCCGCCAGCCGGGACCCGAGGTGTCCCTCCTCCAGCAGTCCAAGGACCTCATCCGCGGCCACTACGCCGACCCGGCCGTCCGCACCGCGACCGAGACCCTCATCGACCGCCTCGGCCTGGGCCTGGCCGGCCTCGTCAACATCCTCAACCCGGACCGCATCATCCTCGGCGGACTGCACCGCGCCCTCCTCGACGCCGACCCCGGGCGCCTGCGCGCGGTCGTCGCCGACCGCAGCCTGTGGGGCCAGAGCGGGGGCGTGCCGATCCTGCCGTGCAGTCTGGACCACAACAGCCTGGTCGGCGCGGCCGAGTTGGCCTGGCAGCCGGTCCTGGACGACCCGCTGGGCGCGCTGGCCTAG